In Stieleria varia, one genomic interval encodes:
- a CDS encoding class I SAM-dependent methyltransferase gives MSDDLIRARPPARNLAVGGNRGYDRLATVYSALEWAMFGGNLDRCRETFANRIVDTVNANARLLLCGGGTGRLLLRLATAKPESTITSLDFSHAMIAAQQRRCATLRNGQRITWQLADLRTWNAPSQAYDEIILPFVLDCFSPDELQVVLKTVASALAPEGRIWVLDFRHPVSASLFANMIAGIKLWLMHRFFRLSTSLPNQRLIDLPNLLTQTVGRPVFEQDHMAGLVWMSAYRSSSESRSQLVL, from the coding sequence ATGTCAGACGATTTGATCCGCGCTCGGCCTCCGGCACGCAACCTTGCTGTAGGCGGCAACCGTGGCTACGACCGCTTGGCGACGGTCTATTCCGCGTTGGAGTGGGCGATGTTTGGTGGTAATCTGGATCGCTGTCGAGAAACCTTTGCCAATCGGATCGTCGACACGGTGAATGCGAATGCTCGATTGCTGCTATGCGGTGGTGGTACCGGTCGTCTGCTGCTCCGCTTGGCTACCGCGAAGCCCGAATCGACAATCACCAGTCTCGATTTCAGCCATGCAATGATTGCGGCGCAGCAACGTCGTTGCGCCACCCTCAGGAACGGCCAACGCATCACGTGGCAACTTGCCGACTTACGAACGTGGAACGCACCATCGCAAGCGTACGACGAAATCATCTTGCCCTTTGTGCTGGATTGTTTTTCACCCGATGAGCTGCAGGTCGTGCTGAAAACAGTCGCCAGCGCATTGGCCCCCGAAGGACGCATCTGGGTCCTGGATTTTCGCCATCCCGTTTCCGCTTCGCTTTTTGCCAACATGATCGCCGGAATCAAACTGTGGTTGATGCACCGATTCTTTCGACTGTCGACGTCCCTGCCCAATCAGCGTTTGATTGACCTACCGAATCTGCTCACGCAAACGGTCGGTCGACCCGTCTTCGAACAAGACCACATGGCGGGGCTGGTCTGGATGTCAGCATACAGATCGTCCTCAGAATCTCGTTCGCAGCTTGTCCTCTGA
- a CDS encoding carboxypeptidase-like regulatory domain-containing protein, whose product MARNARADDADTSVKRGAGSMLLRGIVVNELGDPVAGAVLETVGYRLDAPIRITTNDRGAFVKRVPADNEYYGEPMLITGPDGQRTSFVSGYQYHPSDVKPFRIVIRPKQKTSVQVVDTDGRPVADADVRLIANHHELTHLRTDHDGTAELSYPSDAEVDWIVAHRDGKGMDYYENYDAFPSTERLQVPENITMTLQGAVDVTVKVEDSKGAPLSGIRVHPWTIHIKDKLSYVNLSGVGRFQSNNAGECKFNWFPANLLGSVTFLGHSDDYYCPGNPSYVASSPESSQLTMTMFRNSIVRGNVRYADGSPAVGIRMQGEGRGDTNHYFRDHCSTDENGNYEIKIYPDQTTILAITDQNFAAESKTDILLPEGKDIDDVDFTLSSGTLVTGVVTMGADQQPVQNQTATLIQNAAGDANLVRWNETDETGRYHFRVGPGTYTLRLVDGPSHEIVVKDEPELIVNQHLDRLPRGNLDGRVVDAAGEPVAGAVIMGESTNAPGHAGFSTTSGDEGTFATERWMDRISVHAFDIQSNQVGHQLIEPDDKNLTIELQPGGKIVGTLLKADGTPIKSRRVVLNQSPLKTFPAQNGKSIRRFAMTDEMGQYEFHAVPINVPHTLYIVSPRDENPEQLDVTIDESNVAEIKTKL is encoded by the coding sequence ATGGCCAGAAACGCTCGAGCGGATGATGCAGACACATCCGTCAAACGCGGTGCCGGCTCAATGCTATTGCGTGGCATCGTCGTCAACGAACTCGGCGATCCGGTTGCCGGTGCTGTCTTAGAAACCGTTGGCTATCGATTGGACGCGCCGATCCGAATCACCACCAATGACCGCGGAGCCTTCGTCAAACGAGTTCCAGCAGACAACGAGTACTACGGAGAGCCGATGCTCATCACAGGCCCCGATGGCCAGCGAACATCGTTCGTTAGCGGATACCAATACCATCCATCCGACGTGAAACCGTTTCGAATCGTCATTCGCCCCAAACAGAAAACGTCGGTGCAAGTGGTCGATACCGATGGTCGCCCGGTTGCCGACGCGGACGTTCGCTTGATCGCCAACCACCATGAACTTACCCACCTAAGAACGGACCATGACGGAACGGCTGAACTTTCTTATCCGTCAGATGCCGAAGTCGACTGGATCGTGGCACATCGCGACGGCAAAGGAATGGACTACTACGAAAACTATGATGCGTTTCCGTCAACCGAGCGTTTGCAAGTCCCTGAGAACATCACGATGACGCTGCAAGGAGCCGTTGATGTCACGGTGAAGGTCGAGGATTCCAAAGGTGCACCACTGAGTGGGATTCGCGTCCATCCATGGACCATTCACATCAAAGACAAACTTTCCTACGTGAATCTTTCTGGAGTCGGTCGTTTTCAAAGTAACAATGCAGGCGAGTGCAAGTTCAATTGGTTCCCTGCCAATCTGCTAGGCAGCGTCACCTTTCTTGGCCACAGTGATGACTACTACTGCCCGGGCAATCCGAGCTACGTTGCGTCCTCGCCGGAGTCATCACAACTGACGATGACCATGTTTCGCAACTCCATCGTGCGAGGCAATGTGAGGTACGCCGATGGCAGCCCCGCCGTCGGCATCCGCATGCAAGGCGAAGGTCGTGGGGACACCAATCACTACTTTCGCGATCATTGTTCCACGGACGAAAATGGCAATTACGAAATCAAGATCTATCCCGACCAAACAACGATCCTGGCGATTACCGATCAAAACTTCGCCGCTGAAAGCAAAACAGATATTTTGCTCCCCGAAGGCAAGGACATTGACGACGTCGATTTCACTTTGAGCTCCGGAACGCTGGTGACCGGCGTGGTGACGATGGGAGCAGATCAGCAACCGGTTCAAAACCAAACCGCCACATTGATTCAGAACGCGGCAGGAGACGCAAATCTGGTTCGCTGGAACGAAACGGATGAAACAGGCCGTTATCATTTCCGAGTCGGCCCGGGCACCTATACGCTGAGACTGGTGGACGGCCCCAGCCACGAAATCGTGGTGAAGGACGAACCAGAACTGATTGTGAATCAGCACCTCGATCGATTACCTCGAGGAAACCTGGACGGTCGCGTCGTGGATGCGGCCGGAGAGCCGGTTGCCGGAGCGGTGATCATGGGTGAGTCCACCAATGCACCTGGCCACGCCGGTTTCTCAACCACATCGGGTGATGAAGGGACATTTGCGACGGAGCGATGGATGGACCGAATATCCGTTCATGCATTCGATATTCAATCTAATCAGGTTGGCCATCAATTGATCGAACCAGACGACAAGAACCTAACGATCGAGCTGCAACCCGGCGGAAAGATTGTCGGAACGTTGCTGAAAGCAGACGGCACCCCTATCAAGAGCCGTCGCGTTGTCTTGAATCAATCGCCTCTTAAAACGTTCCCGGCACAAAATGGCAAATCCATCCGGCGTTTCGCCATGACGGATGAAATGGGGCAATACGAATTTCACGCCGTACCGATCAACGTCCCGCACACTCTCTACATCGTCTCTCCGCGGGACGAGAATCCGGAACAACTGGATGTCACGATCGACGAGTCCAATGTGGCAGAAATAAAAACGAAGCTTTGA
- a CDS encoding threonine aldolase family protein, with amino-acid sequence MSEIIDLRSDTVTKPTPEMRRAMADAPVGDAVIDIDPTVQRLEELTAELLGKEAAVYMPSGSMTNQVALRTHCPSGSEFICEADCHVFHYEQAAFASLSGLVPRLIATDGGTIRREQLDACVLHDDEHHARTRLFCIENTHNRWGGRILDQSSVISACQWARSHQLKTHLDGARIWNAAAATGMDLAELAQPFDSVSVCFSKGLGAPVGSALAGSVEFVREARRGRKLFGGAMRQAGIIAAGALYALENHRERLVEDHAAAQRLGDAIAECQGFRIRGGGVQTNMLIFEIDPDRGGAGDFVAKLRENGIWCFAIGPQAVRMVTHLDVSVSQIEQACRIMQRVAADF; translated from the coding sequence ATGTCAGAAATCATCGATTTGCGTAGTGATACCGTGACCAAGCCGACGCCAGAGATGCGGCGGGCGATGGCTGATGCGCCGGTCGGCGATGCGGTGATCGATATTGACCCCACCGTTCAGCGGTTGGAGGAGCTGACAGCCGAGTTGTTGGGCAAGGAAGCCGCGGTGTACATGCCTAGCGGTTCAATGACCAACCAAGTTGCCTTGAGGACCCATTGTCCCTCAGGCAGCGAGTTCATCTGCGAAGCCGACTGCCATGTGTTTCATTACGAGCAAGCCGCATTTGCGTCGCTTTCGGGGCTCGTGCCGCGTTTGATCGCGACCGATGGCGGTACGATTCGTCGGGAGCAGTTGGACGCATGCGTTTTGCATGACGATGAGCATCATGCGCGGACGCGTCTGTTTTGTATAGAGAACACGCACAATCGTTGGGGCGGTCGGATTTTGGATCAGTCCTCCGTGATCTCGGCTTGTCAGTGGGCTCGCTCGCATCAACTGAAAACGCATCTCGACGGCGCCCGGATTTGGAATGCAGCGGCGGCGACGGGCATGGATCTCGCCGAGTTGGCTCAGCCCTTTGATTCGGTGAGTGTTTGTTTCAGTAAAGGACTCGGGGCGCCGGTCGGTTCCGCGCTTGCCGGATCGGTCGAGTTTGTTCGCGAAGCACGCCGGGGGCGAAAGCTGTTCGGAGGTGCGATGCGTCAGGCGGGAATCATCGCGGCGGGTGCGTTGTACGCGTTGGAAAATCATCGCGAGCGGTTGGTCGAGGATCACGCCGCTGCTCAGCGACTTGGTGATGCGATCGCGGAGTGTCAAGGATTCCGGATTCGAGGCGGCGGCGTGCAAACGAACATGCTGATCTTTGAAATCGATCCTGATCGCGGCGGGGCAGGGGACTTTGTCGCGAAATTGAGAGAGAACGGCATCTGGTGTTTTGCAATTGGTCCGCAAGCCGTTCGGATGGTCACGCATTTGGACGTCAGTGTGTCGCAGATTGAACAAGCGTGCCGGATCATGCAGCGTGTGGCGGCAGACTTTTGA
- the hisD gene encoding histidinol dehydrogenase — MTTRDLPALNIQRVDARDGSAEILQQLRDKLSPDGNVVSPRGKALTEEVFGQPLTPIEVVQRICDDVRREGTQALLRYGRQLDKKELSADQIRVPAADLAAAHAGADPELLQSIRRIRDNVAEFQSAILHRDVTITPKPGVTLTQRYVPLHRVGVCVPGGAAAYPSTVLMTVVPAQVAGVDEIAVVAPPTPFGAYNNDMLATCHELGVTEVYRMGGAQAVAAMAYGCDIVPAVDKIVGPGNLFVALAKKHVYGTVDIDSFAGPSEVIVIADETARADFIAADLLAQAEHSPGSAILITWHEALIEAVAVELEIQVAQLERSELTVDSLESFGALILVRDEQHACELTDSFAPEHLHIETANPRQQIAQIRNSGAAFLGQHTPVALGDYAAGPSHVLPTGGTCTWAAGLSSNSFLRSGSVTEFNADAMKAIAPDVERLAEKEGLTAHARSVSIRR; from the coding sequence ATGACGACCCGTGATCTCCCCGCCCTGAACATACAACGGGTCGACGCCCGTGACGGCTCCGCGGAAATCCTGCAGCAGTTACGCGACAAACTCAGCCCCGACGGAAATGTCGTTTCGCCACGCGGCAAGGCCTTGACCGAAGAAGTGTTCGGGCAGCCGCTGACGCCGATCGAAGTCGTCCAGCGGATTTGCGACGACGTCCGACGCGAAGGCACGCAGGCCCTGCTGCGATACGGTCGCCAGCTCGACAAAAAAGAACTCTCCGCAGACCAAATCCGAGTCCCCGCCGCCGATCTCGCCGCCGCCCACGCCGGTGCCGATCCTGAGTTGTTGCAGTCCATTCGCCGCATCCGCGACAACGTTGCCGAGTTCCAATCCGCCATCCTGCACCGCGACGTCACGATCACGCCCAAGCCCGGCGTCACGCTCACCCAACGCTACGTACCCCTGCATCGAGTCGGCGTCTGTGTACCCGGCGGCGCAGCAGCCTACCCATCGACGGTGCTGATGACCGTGGTCCCCGCCCAAGTCGCGGGCGTGGACGAAATCGCCGTCGTCGCGCCGCCCACGCCCTTCGGTGCTTACAACAATGACATGCTGGCGACCTGTCACGAACTGGGGGTCACAGAAGTCTACCGGATGGGCGGAGCCCAAGCCGTCGCGGCGATGGCATACGGTTGCGACATCGTTCCCGCCGTCGACAAAATCGTTGGCCCGGGCAACCTCTTCGTCGCCTTGGCGAAAAAGCATGTTTACGGAACCGTCGACATCGATTCCTTTGCCGGCCCTAGCGAAGTCATCGTGATCGCGGACGAGACGGCGCGAGCCGATTTCATCGCCGCCGACTTGTTGGCCCAAGCCGAGCACTCACCCGGCAGCGCGATCTTGATCACTTGGCACGAAGCGTTGATCGAAGCCGTCGCGGTCGAACTTGAGATACAGGTCGCCCAGTTGGAACGCAGCGAGCTGACGGTCGATTCCCTGGAATCCTTTGGCGCATTGATCCTGGTTCGCGACGAACAACACGCATGCGAGCTGACCGATTCGTTTGCCCCGGAACACTTGCACATCGAAACGGCCAACCCTCGTCAACAAATCGCTCAGATCCGCAACAGCGGTGCGGCCTTTCTGGGCCAACATACACCCGTCGCCCTGGGCGACTATGCCGCAGGCCCCAGTCACGTGTTGCCCACCGGCGGGACCTGCACCTGGGCGGCCGGCTTGAGCAGCAACAGTTTCCTACGCAGCGGCAGCGTCACCGAATTTAATGCAGACGCGATGAAAGCGATCGCGCCCGACGTTGAACGTTTGGCCGAAAAAGAAGGACTGACCGCACACGCCCGCAGCGTCTCCATCCGCCGCTGA
- the hisC gene encoding histidinol-phosphate transaminase, whose amino-acid sequence MDLRPALSKMQPYTPGEQPPPGKYIKLNTNENPYPPPPSVVSALQAAASGPLNRYPDPTATAFRRAAANALGLPGPEWILAGNGSDEILTILVRAFVGEGQLLRLPYPSYILYRTLADIQGARWEQMPFLDGWHLPTAFGQGSDDLRLVLLPNPNSPSGTIVSRDEIEKLANTLPCPLVVDEAYADFAEFNCIDLVQKHENILVTRTLSKSYGLAGVRFGFLVAQPQLIKKLCNIKDSYNCDYLATIAATEAMNAQDWLADVVKKMNATRARMQLRLSELGFNVTPSQANFVWCQHPSGKHNEMYQYLKKQQILVRYMDFPDWGDGLRISVGTDDQVDACLMMLERFFQ is encoded by the coding sequence ATTGACCTGCGTCCCGCACTCTCCAAAATGCAACCCTACACGCCCGGTGAACAACCGCCGCCGGGCAAGTACATCAAACTCAACACCAACGAAAATCCGTACCCACCTCCACCGTCCGTGGTTTCTGCATTGCAAGCCGCCGCGTCGGGACCGCTTAACCGCTACCCCGATCCGACCGCGACCGCGTTTCGACGCGCTGCGGCCAACGCATTGGGCTTGCCCGGCCCCGAGTGGATCTTGGCAGGTAACGGCAGCGATGAAATCCTGACGATCCTCGTCCGCGCATTTGTCGGCGAAGGCCAACTGTTGCGGCTTCCCTACCCGAGTTACATCCTGTACCGAACGCTAGCCGACATCCAAGGAGCTCGCTGGGAACAGATGCCCTTCCTGGACGGCTGGCACTTGCCGACCGCATTCGGCCAAGGAAGCGATGATCTGCGGCTCGTCTTGCTGCCCAATCCCAACAGCCCCAGCGGCACCATCGTTTCCCGCGACGAGATCGAAAAACTCGCGAACACCCTGCCCTGCCCTCTCGTGGTCGACGAAGCCTACGCGGACTTTGCCGAGTTCAACTGCATCGACCTGGTTCAAAAACACGAAAACATTCTCGTCACGCGAACGCTCAGCAAGTCCTACGGTTTGGCCGGAGTCCGATTCGGATTCTTGGTCGCACAGCCGCAGTTGATCAAGAAACTCTGCAACATCAAAGACAGTTACAACTGTGACTACTTGGCCACGATTGCGGCCACCGAAGCCATGAACGCACAAGACTGGCTCGCCGATGTCGTCAAGAAAATGAACGCCACGCGTGCTCGCATGCAGCTGCGTTTGAGTGAACTCGGCTTCAACGTCACGCCTTCGCAAGCCAATTTCGTCTGGTGCCAACATCCCAGTGGCAAACACAATGAGATGTACCAGTACCTGAAAAAGCAACAGATCCTGGTCCGCTACATGGATTTCCCCGACTGGGGCGACGGATTACGAATCAGCGTCGGCACGGACGACCAAGTCGATGCCTGTCTTATGATGCTGGAACGATTTTTTCAATGA
- the hisB gene encoding imidazoleglycerol-phosphate dehydratase HisB: MTRTATIKRKTGETDIQLSINLDGDGSGSRKSGIGFLDHMLDLLAKHALIDLDVQATGDLHVDDHHTAEDIGIALGTAIDQALGDRAGIRRYGHFTLPMDECLVTAAVDLGGRYAFEYHAPITSPKIGTFDSELVEHFWQSFAANAKCNLHVVLHHGRNAHHISECVFKSVARAIRMAAESDPRSDAVPSTKGVL; this comes from the coding sequence ATGACACGAACCGCAACGATCAAACGCAAGACCGGTGAGACCGACATTCAGCTCTCGATCAATCTCGATGGTGACGGCTCCGGCTCACGCAAATCCGGCATCGGTTTTCTCGATCACATGCTGGACTTGCTCGCCAAACACGCCCTGATCGATTTGGACGTTCAGGCCACGGGCGACTTGCACGTGGATGATCACCACACCGCAGAAGACATCGGGATCGCTTTGGGTACCGCCATCGATCAGGCGTTGGGCGATCGCGCCGGCATTCGCCGCTACGGACACTTCACCTTGCCGATGGACGAATGCCTCGTCACCGCCGCAGTCGATTTGGGCGGTCGCTACGCGTTTGAATACCACGCCCCCATCACCTCGCCCAAGATCGGGACGTTTGACAGCGAACTGGTCGAGCACTTCTGGCAATCGTTCGCGGCCAACGCCAAATGCAACCTGCATGTGGTGCTGCACCACGGCCGCAACGCTCACCACATCAGCGAATGCGTTTTCAAATCCGTCGCCCGCGCGATCCGCATGGCCGCCGAAAGTGATCCGCGATCCGATGCGGTTCCCAGCACCAAAGGCGTCCTGTAG
- a CDS encoding cation:proton antiporter yields the protein MEFLLYLSLVPAIGVLAQWLAWRLNLPGILLLLLFGMILGQFLQPDDYLAKLTGGDETAGPNLLFPLVALSVAVIMFEGGLSLKLHELKEAGAAVLQLCTIGAAITFALAATAARWTLGFDWSICFLLGGILTVTGPTVIGPLLRQVQPSRRVSSTLKWEGIVIDPIGAVLAVLVFEQLIDQLHQGGAASAALMLLKTVAVGSVLGILGGLLLAIALRRFWIPDNLHGVAALSLGMLLFALSDMLAHESGLITVTVMGVWLANQKNLDIEHIVELKENLRTLLIGCLFVVLGSRVQLSDIMAIGWGGIAFVALLIVIVRPISVFASTLGTKLTLPEKTFVAFLAPRGIVAAAVSSVFALAIERDGQPLNLVGSDQLSTVTFFVIVATVLIYGLSASPLAKLLGLAEDQSNGILIAGADPWVRDFALTLQKEDVAVLLVDTNFNKVSAARQLGINAVCANILNEHVREDLDLTGIGQLMALTQNDEVNSLATRECRHLFNRSALYQLPFKNQNAKSRRGLTSNLMGRALFSPERTFSNIRDMHAAGAVFKATKLSETFTFADFETTYGDSATILCSIDTNRKLLVNTIDAPLKPEAGQTVIALVGSINVPDEHAATPAE from the coding sequence ATGGAATTTTTACTCTACCTTTCCCTCGTTCCCGCCATCGGTGTGCTCGCTCAGTGGCTCGCATGGCGTTTGAACTTGCCGGGCATTTTGCTGCTGCTGCTCTTTGGGATGATCCTCGGGCAGTTTCTGCAGCCCGATGATTATTTGGCAAAATTGACAGGAGGTGATGAAACCGCCGGACCGAATTTGCTCTTTCCACTGGTCGCATTGTCGGTCGCCGTGATCATGTTCGAAGGCGGCCTGTCGCTGAAACTGCACGAACTGAAAGAAGCCGGTGCTGCGGTGTTGCAACTGTGTACCATCGGAGCCGCGATCACATTTGCACTGGCCGCGACGGCCGCGCGTTGGACCCTCGGTTTCGATTGGTCCATTTGCTTCCTGCTGGGCGGCATCTTGACTGTGACCGGTCCGACGGTCATCGGACCACTCCTCAGACAAGTCCAACCCAGTCGACGTGTGTCATCCACGTTGAAATGGGAAGGCATCGTGATCGACCCGATCGGCGCGGTCCTGGCTGTCTTGGTTTTTGAACAGTTGATCGACCAACTCCACCAGGGCGGAGCCGCATCGGCTGCCCTGATGTTACTCAAGACCGTCGCCGTTGGCAGCGTTCTGGGCATCCTCGGCGGACTACTATTGGCGATCGCACTGCGTCGCTTTTGGATTCCCGATAACTTGCACGGCGTCGCCGCGTTGTCATTGGGCATGCTGCTCTTTGCCCTCAGTGACATGCTCGCCCACGAATCCGGTTTGATCACAGTCACCGTGATGGGCGTTTGGCTTGCCAATCAAAAGAACCTCGACATCGAGCATATCGTCGAACTGAAAGAAAACTTGCGAACATTGTTGATCGGCTGTCTGTTCGTCGTGCTCGGATCCCGTGTGCAATTGAGTGACATCATGGCCATCGGCTGGGGCGGAATTGCGTTCGTCGCACTGCTGATTGTGATCGTTCGTCCCATCTCCGTTTTTGCGTCCACGCTCGGGACCAAGCTGACCTTGCCGGAAAAAACATTCGTCGCATTCCTGGCACCTCGCGGGATTGTCGCCGCAGCGGTCAGTAGTGTCTTTGCGTTGGCGATCGAACGCGACGGACAGCCGTTGAATCTCGTGGGCAGCGACCAACTCAGCACGGTCACGTTCTTTGTCATCGTTGCCACTGTGCTGATCTACGGATTGTCCGCTTCTCCGCTCGCCAAGCTACTCGGGCTCGCGGAGGACCAGTCCAATGGCATCTTGATCGCCGGAGCAGACCCTTGGGTACGTGATTTTGCATTGACTTTGCAAAAAGAAGACGTTGCGGTGCTGCTGGTCGACACCAACTTCAACAAAGTCTCTGCGGCACGCCAACTCGGCATCAATGCGGTGTGCGCCAACATTTTGAACGAACACGTCCGAGAAGACTTGGACCTGACCGGCATCGGGCAACTGATGGCGCTGACACAGAACGACGAAGTGAATTCGCTTGCCACCCGAGAATGTCGACACCTGTTCAACCGATCGGCGTTGTATCAACTGCCCTTCAAGAATCAAAACGCAAAGAGCCGCCGCGGATTGACGTCCAACTTGATGGGTCGGGCTTTGTTTTCCCCCGAACGAACCTTTTCCAACATCCGTGACATGCACGCTGCGGGCGCAGTCTTCAAAGCGACGAAGCTCAGCGAAACATTCACGTTTGCCGATTTTGAAACGACCTACGGTGATTCAGCGACGATCCTTTGCAGCATCGACACGAACCGCAAACTGCTGGTCAACACGATCGATGCACCGTTGAAACCAGAAGCCGGCCAGACGGTCATCGCCCTGGTCGGTTCGATCAACGTCCCCGACGAACACGCCGCGACCCCGGCAGAATGA
- a CDS encoding pyrimidine/purine nucleoside phosphorylase, translating to MQVNEYFDGNVKSIGFENSEGRVTAGVMAPGEYEFGTNEHERMKVVSGELKVRLPGSESFESFPAGTEFNVEANEKFQLQVEQATAYLCFYG from the coding sequence ATGCAGGTCAATGAGTATTTCGACGGCAACGTGAAGTCGATCGGTTTTGAGAACAGTGAAGGCCGTGTCACGGCGGGCGTCATGGCACCGGGCGAGTACGAGTTTGGGACCAATGAGCATGAGCGAATGAAGGTCGTCTCGGGCGAGTTGAAGGTCCGATTGCCGGGCAGTGAAAGCTTTGAGTCATTCCCCGCAGGAACGGAGTTCAACGTCGAGGCGAACGAGAAGTTTCAGTTGCAGGTCGAGCAAGCGACCGCGTATCTGTGTTTTTACGGTTGA
- a CDS encoding DMT family transporter, which produces MSMSDDHLDAPKRKNLLSILLGFTVGFLLAAAAIVLIRGMDSETDGMNALIAALSIFVPAFLLTMVVWFVQRKGERRPLHWPLALLCGAVGLGGASMLWFTVPTQEQVRQEYLAKHSDILKRRANQFAKIKTAVESVPPGSLLETITDEQREELKTLQLDFRNTKPPRQETWNTLLTCEAEYARVAADTDPDSVMNSWDRPSRKFPRKDRYQYTSDSEVDQIADYAFGDPYFGIWELEDTVKDAKKMKYVVYVRMTDQELPVLTGQEFRGGFRSAEAFVYDLDAEKIASAFTFSATNSEQVDYQYQENAGVAGKTNSAMNSVIEDLNNNMWPAFWNRIHQVAPESKSEFENLELPYKPLSLAEAFLNWKRKSDADKEKAKKIQAELEAQGVSPNL; this is translated from the coding sequence ATGAGCATGTCCGATGACCACCTGGACGCTCCCAAACGAAAAAACCTGTTGAGCATTCTGCTGGGATTCACGGTCGGGTTTCTCCTGGCGGCGGCCGCCATCGTTTTGATCCGTGGGATGGATTCCGAGACCGACGGCATGAATGCCTTGATCGCCGCGCTCTCGATTTTCGTTCCGGCGTTCTTGCTGACGATGGTCGTCTGGTTCGTGCAACGCAAAGGCGAGCGTCGTCCACTTCATTGGCCACTGGCACTGCTATGCGGTGCGGTCGGACTCGGAGGCGCCTCCATGCTTTGGTTCACAGTCCCGACCCAAGAGCAAGTCCGACAGGAGTACCTAGCCAAACACAGCGACATTTTGAAACGCCGCGCGAATCAATTCGCGAAAATCAAAACGGCTGTCGAATCCGTTCCCCCTGGCTCACTGTTGGAGACGATCACGGACGAGCAACGCGAGGAGCTCAAGACCCTGCAACTTGACTTTCGCAACACAAAACCACCTCGCCAAGAAACATGGAACACGTTGCTGACCTGCGAAGCGGAGTACGCTCGTGTGGCTGCAGACACCGATCCCGACTCCGTGATGAACTCATGGGACCGCCCCAGCAGAAAGTTCCCCAGAAAGGATCGCTACCAGTACACGAGTGACAGCGAAGTCGATCAGATCGCCGACTACGCATTCGGCGACCCGTACTTTGGAATCTGGGAACTGGAGGACACGGTCAAAGACGCGAAAAAAATGAAGTACGTCGTCTACGTCCGCATGACCGATCAAGAATTGCCGGTCCTAACCGGACAAGAATTCCGAGGAGGGTTTCGCTCTGCCGAAGCCTTTGTGTACGACCTCGACGCCGAGAAAATCGCTTCCGCGTTTACCTTCAGCGCCACCAACAGCGAACAAGTCGACTACCAATACCAAGAAAACGCTGGCGTTGCTGGCAAGACCAACTCGGCGATGAATTCGGTCATCGAAGACTTGAACAACAACATGTGGCCGGCCTTCTGGAACCGCATCCATCAAGTCGCCCCAGAGTCCAAATCCGAATTCGAGAATCTGGAATTGCCCTACAAACCGCTCAGCTTGGCCGAAGCGTTCTTGAATTGGAAACGCAAGTCGGATGCGGACAAGGAAAAAGCAAAGAAGATTCAGGCGGAACTGGAGGCTCAAGGTGTTTCGCCTAACCTCTGA